The sequence AACTGCGGGGCAAGATTCCGGATGCGTTATTGTACAATCTCGTGATGGAAATTACAGGGGATGAGCAAAGCCAGCCAATAACGATCAAACGGGAGATGTCAGTCCAGTCTAAGCAATCTCTTGATGAGTTCCACGCCGCTCATGTGGAAACCCTTGAGCAATGGAAGAAGGAGCGGAATCAGGTTTCCGACGGTCAAAAAGATAAAAATTGAACCTTCTTCATTCCAATAGGTAAAAACCCCTACTTCCCAAACTCCTTGGGCAAAGCTTTTATCTTGTCGGAAATTTCTCTTAGGAAGCGGGCGCCGCCTACGCCGTTGATTAGTCGGTGGTCGAAGTTTAGGACGAAACGGGCAGTTTTTTCCCATAGTATAGCGCCGTTGGGACCTTGGCGAGGTTCTTCGTAGGGAGCGCCTATGAATAGGGTAGCTACTGCTGGGGGGACTACTACCGGCACGGCAGATCGAATACCCTGGGCGGCCATGTTGGTAATTGAGACTTGGATCACGTCCAGTTGGTCAACCCCTTTGCGGGCGAGTTCAATTCGTTCTTGAAGGTGAGTGACGAAATCTTCGAAGCCATAGGTATCGGCTTTTGGCATGACTGCGGTGGTTAGTTCGTCATCCGGCAAGCTGACGGCAACTCCAATGAAAACATGGGCATATTCACGAATTGCATTATCCCCGATGAAAGCGGAACGAAACTTGGGATGATTATTCATCGCCTGAACGACGACCCAACAAATTAAATCCAAGCCCGATGGCCGAAATTTTCCGCCGCTTTTTTGCTTGATAAGCGAGCGCGTCTGCTCGATTGGATCCCATGAGCAATTCAACTCGATGCTGGCAGGAACCGCCTGTTGTGCCGCTCTTTTCAGCC comes from bacterium and encodes:
- a CDS encoding 2-oxo acid dehydrogenase subunit E2, with translation MARVPIKIPPIGEGLVEAQIVRFLKQPGDPVSRDETLFEIETDKATLEIPSPVAGILGKWEAKEGDILPIESLVVTVISDSGDAVETVSNAPVSQAQTMQGKTAVNLPGVSLTPSVIDGDGPIRNSELSPRVRAYCRDHNIPLEETRSILRSNPDGRLQVSDIERWLSASSVQDFHDKPLSTRQKTMAYRLKRAAQQAVPASIELNCSWDPIEQTRSLIKQKSGGKFRPSGLDLICWVVVQAMNNHPKFRSAFIGDNAIREYAHVFIGVAVSLPDDELTTAVMPKADTYGFEDFVTHLQERIELARKGVDQLDVIQVSITNMAAQGIRSAVPVVVPPAVATLFIGAPYEEPRQGPNGAILWEKTARFVLNFDHRLINGVGGARFLREISDKIKALPKEFGK